In Chitinophagales bacterium, the following are encoded in one genomic region:
- a CDS encoding 4-hydroxy-3-methylbut-2-enyl diphosphate reductase produces the protein MNVTIDPDSGFCFGVIYAIQMAEDELDSGSELYCLGDIVHNDLEVNRLTAKGLKIIDHEQFKDLRDCKVLIRAHGEPPETYITAMENNIELVDASCPVVLKLQNRVKLSYDKMFGEDTQLVIYGIPGHAEVVGLMGQTDQQAILITVEDDLAKIDFSKPIVFFSQTTKSTEKFYYFKSLIEERAREKGNLNVKANDTICRQVSNREPQLQKFAAEHDVIIFISGKKSSNGKVLYNVCKEINPHSYFISEENEIEEQWFESARSVGICGATSTPRWLMEKVAETIQIRYSHEKTLSPS, from the coding sequence ATGAACGTAACCATTGATCCGGATAGTGGTTTCTGCTTTGGAGTAATATATGCCATTCAAATGGCAGAAGATGAGCTGGACTCGGGCAGCGAGTTGTATTGCCTTGGTGATATTGTGCACAATGATCTAGAAGTTAACCGGCTAACAGCAAAGGGACTCAAAATAATAGATCACGAACAGTTTAAGGATCTGAGGGATTGCAAGGTTCTGATCCGGGCGCATGGTGAGCCGCCGGAGACTTATATTACAGCTATGGAAAATAATATCGAGCTGGTAGATGCTTCTTGCCCTGTAGTCTTGAAATTACAAAACCGGGTGAAGCTGTCCTATGATAAAATGTTTGGCGAGGATACTCAGTTGGTGATTTATGGAATCCCCGGACATGCAGAAGTAGTGGGATTAATGGGTCAAACCGATCAGCAGGCCATTCTTATTACGGTTGAAGACGACCTCGCGAAGATCGATTTTTCAAAGCCGATCGTATTTTTCTCACAAACCACTAAGAGTACTGAGAAATTTTATTACTTCAAATCATTGATTGAGGAACGGGCACGGGAAAAAGGCAATTTAAATGTAAAGGCAAATGACACTATTTGCAGACAGGTCTCCAACCGTGAGCCGCAATTACAAAAATTTGCCGCTGAACATGATGTTATTATATTTATAAGTGGAAAAAAAAGCTCAAATGGCAAAGTGCTGTACAATGTTTGCAAAGAAATAAATCCTCATTCGTATTTTATTTCGGAAGAAAATGAAATTGAGGAACAGTGGTTTGAAAGTGCGCGATCAGTTGGTATATGCGGGGCTACATCTACTCCCCGGTGGCTTATGGAAAAGGTAGCAGAAACTATACAAATCCGGTATTCCCATGAAAAAACATTATCGCCTTCATAA
- a CDS encoding (d)CMP kinase yields MPKNIIITIDGVSSSGKSTLAKQLAALLRYRYIDSGAFYRAVTVFFHANKIDQKHAASVKQALHEIQISFEYDSGKNQSITYLNHRDVESEIRSMKISNLVSEVSTLADVRRFIVAELQSLGDEKGIVMDGRDIGTVVFPKAELKIFMTAEETVRSKRRFSEMKSKGLEVTKNEIKQNLSGRDLLDSKREIAPLKRADDALILDSTHMTEKEQLNFALTHALYIINGKH; encoded by the coding sequence ATGCCGAAAAACATCATTATCACTATCGATGGCGTATCATCCAGCGGAAAAAGTACATTGGCAAAACAATTAGCGGCATTATTGCGCTACCGCTATATTGATTCGGGGGCCTTCTACCGCGCGGTCACTGTGTTTTTCCATGCTAACAAGATTGATCAGAAACATGCGGCTTCTGTGAAACAGGCATTGCATGAAATACAGATTTCCTTTGAATATGATTCGGGAAAGAATCAATCAATAACATATTTAAATCACAGGGATGTAGAATCTGAAATCAGGAGTATGAAAATATCTAACCTGGTGAGTGAAGTGAGTACCCTGGCAGATGTACGCAGATTTATTGTTGCTGAATTGCAATCGCTGGGAGATGAAAAGGGAATAGTAATGGATGGAAGAGATATTGGAACCGTTGTTTTTCCTAAAGCAGAATTGAAGATTTTTATGACGGCTGAGGAAACCGTGCGCAGTAAGAGGCGTTTTAGCGAAATGAAAAGCAAAGGCCTAGAGGTTACCAAAAACGAGATTAAGCAAAACCTTTCCGGCAGGGATTTGTTAGACAGTAAAAGAGAAATTGCACCATTAAAAAGGGCTGATGACGCATTGATTCTTGATAGCACGCATATGACCGAAAAAGAACAGCTGAACTTTGCGCTGACTCATGCTCTTTATATAATTAATGGAAAGCATTAA